In Streptomyces sp. NBC_01439, the following are encoded in one genomic region:
- a CDS encoding sensor histidine kinase — translation MRWALVKVCLAVTAMVVVAFAVPLGLVVQEMASDRAFSNAERQAASIGPTLSITTDPVQLRKAVESTQMGAARRMAVHVPAIGDSPPVNIGRGRAGERAVAETRRMGRGTTAKVSGGGSALLQPTALGSGDIAVVEIFVPESEVSNGVATAWLVLAGVGLALIIGSVGVADRLGARLVRPAERLADAAHQLGEGRLGARVPEAGPKELRSAAAAFNAMADQVVELLANERELAADLSHRLRTPLTVLRLNTASLGDGPAAEQTRAAVEQLEREVDTIIRTAREQRPATGPGAGAGAGCDASEVIRDRMAFWSALAEDEGREVRLAGVDRTVRIPVARPELAAALDAMLGNVFRHTPEGTPFAVDVHDAGDAVIVLVSDAGPGIEDPDAALRRGNDGGRDGSTGLGLDIVRRVAESTGGDVRLGRSVLGGTEVRVWIGLDGRSLGGPGAGRAARGRRGNRRNRGRASQA, via the coding sequence ATGAGATGGGCGCTCGTCAAGGTGTGCCTCGCGGTCACGGCCATGGTGGTCGTGGCCTTCGCCGTACCGCTGGGCCTCGTCGTCCAGGAGATGGCCAGTGACCGGGCCTTCTCCAACGCCGAACGGCAGGCCGCCAGCATCGGCCCGACGCTGTCCATCACCACCGACCCCGTGCAGCTGCGCAAGGCGGTGGAGTCCACCCAGATGGGCGCCGCCCGGCGGATGGCCGTCCACGTGCCCGCGATCGGCGACAGCCCGCCGGTGAACATCGGCCGGGGGCGGGCCGGGGAGCGCGCCGTCGCGGAGACCCGGCGGATGGGACGGGGTACGACGGCCAAGGTCTCGGGCGGCGGCTCGGCGCTGCTCCAGCCGACCGCGCTCGGCTCCGGTGACATCGCCGTCGTGGAGATCTTCGTACCGGAGAGCGAGGTCAGCAACGGGGTCGCGACCGCCTGGCTGGTGCTCGCGGGCGTCGGCCTGGCCCTGATCATCGGCTCGGTCGGGGTCGCCGACCGGCTCGGCGCCCGGCTGGTCCGGCCCGCCGAACGGCTCGCGGACGCGGCCCACCAGCTCGGTGAGGGCCGGCTCGGCGCCCGGGTGCCCGAGGCCGGGCCGAAGGAGCTCCGCTCGGCGGCCGCCGCGTTCAACGCGATGGCGGACCAGGTCGTCGAACTCCTCGCCAACGAACGGGAACTGGCCGCCGACCTCTCGCACCGGCTGCGCACCCCGCTGACTGTGCTGCGGCTCAACACGGCCTCGCTCGGCGACGGCCCGGCCGCCGAGCAGACCCGCGCCGCCGTGGAGCAGCTGGAGCGCGAGGTCGACACGATCATCCGTACCGCCCGGGAGCAGCGCCCGGCCACCGGCCCGGGGGCCGGGGCGGGCGCGGGCTGCGACGCCTCCGAGGTCATTCGCGACCGGATGGCCTTCTGGTCGGCGCTCGCGGAGGACGAGGGCCGCGAGGTGCGGCTCGCCGGCGTGGACCGTACGGTACGGATCCCCGTGGCGCGGCCCGAACTCGCCGCCGCCCTCGACGCCATGCTCGGCAACGTCTTCCGGCACACCCCCGAGGGCACCCCCTTCGCGGTGGACGTCCACGACGCGGGCGACGCCGTGATCGTGCTGGTCTCGGACGCGGGTCCCGGCATCGAAGACCCGGACGCGGCCCTGCGCCGCGGCAACGACGGCGGCCGCGACGGGTCGACGGGCCTCGGCCTGGACATCGTGCGGCGGGTCGCGGAGTCGACCGGCGGCGACGTACGGCTGGGGCGCTCGGTGCTCGGCGGGACCGAGGTCCGGGTCTGGATCGGCCTGGACGGGCGGAGCCTCGGCGGCCCCGGCGCGGGGCGGGCCGCGCGCGGCCGACGCGGCAACCGACGTAACCGGGGGCGCGCCTCGCAGGCGTGA
- a CDS encoding tetratricopeptide repeat protein, with translation MAASPHSPNSTFRQLRGQHSPAEFAALVRRAAKEIGETVSCDARYIGRVESGEIRCPNYAYERVFLHMFPGRALADLGFSPRESVRGRSAQRDPLSVPVPRSPSSAKESDVLRRAFMAGGSATVAAATLSLTLLGDARRLPTRAGESEAAAVEDAVRQIRLLDDRHGADSLYRRAAEPLRTAYALLDAGATRQSTEDRLHSGAGELAVSVGWLAHDSGRFDDARSHYAEALATARVARDAGLEAHAFSNMAFLARDCGRSREAVRAAQAGYRAARSLGSPRLLSLLALREAGGWAGLADRRACEDALTRAHTEFARGESDADPEWMSFFGQAELESLEARCWSALGEHARAARHARRAADLQDPHFARNVALYTAELAGDLARAGAPDEAAWAGGRVLDLLTEVQSTRIRSMLSETAATLIPHQRSPRVAAFLTRR, from the coding sequence ATGGCGGCGTCCCCCCACTCACCCAACTCCACGTTCCGGCAGCTGCGCGGACAGCACTCCCCGGCCGAGTTCGCAGCCCTGGTGCGCCGGGCGGCGAAGGAGATCGGAGAAACGGTTTCCTGCGACGCGCGCTACATCGGCCGGGTCGAATCAGGCGAGATCCGCTGCCCCAACTACGCCTACGAGCGGGTCTTCCTCCACATGTTCCCCGGCCGCGCCCTGGCCGATCTGGGCTTCTCCCCCCGCGAGAGCGTCCGCGGCCGCTCGGCCCAGCGCGATCCCCTCTCCGTCCCCGTACCCCGTTCCCCTTCCAGTGCCAAGGAGAGCGACGTGCTGCGTCGCGCGTTCATGGCGGGCGGCTCCGCGACCGTGGCGGCCGCGACGCTCAGCCTCACCCTGCTCGGCGACGCCCGCCGGCTCCCCACCCGCGCCGGCGAGTCCGAGGCCGCCGCCGTCGAGGACGCGGTACGCCAGATCCGCCTCCTGGACGACCGGCACGGCGCCGACTCCCTGTACCGGCGGGCCGCCGAACCCCTGCGCACCGCCTACGCACTGCTCGACGCGGGAGCCACCCGGCAGTCCACCGAGGACCGGCTGCACTCGGGCGCCGGCGAACTGGCCGTCTCCGTCGGCTGGCTGGCCCACGACTCGGGCCGCTTCGACGACGCCCGCTCGCACTACGCGGAGGCCCTGGCGACGGCCCGGGTCGCGCGGGACGCGGGCCTGGAGGCGCACGCCTTCAGCAACATGGCCTTCCTGGCCCGGGACTGCGGCCGCTCCCGGGAAGCGGTACGGGCCGCCCAGGCGGGCTACCGCGCCGCCCGCTCCCTCGGCTCCCCACGGCTGCTGTCCCTGCTCGCGCTGCGGGAGGCCGGCGGCTGGGCGGGGCTGGCCGACCGCAGGGCCTGCGAGGATGCGCTGACCCGGGCGCACACGGAATTCGCCCGGGGCGAATCGGACGCCGACCCCGAATGGATGTCCTTCTTCGGACAGGCGGAGCTGGAGTCCCTGGAAGCGCGCTGCTGGTCGGCGCTGGGCGAACACGCCCGTGCGGCCCGGCACGCCCGCCGCGCCGCCGACCTCCAGGACCCGCACTTCGCCCGGAACGTGGCCCTCTACACCGCCGAGCTGGCCGGCGACCTGGCCCGCGCGGGCGCCCCCGACGAGGCCGCGTGGGCGGGCGGCCGGGTGCTGGACCTGCTGACCGAGGTCCAGTCCACCCGGATCCGGTCGATGCTCTCGGAAACAGCCGCAACCCTCATCCCCCACCAACGCTCCCCCCGCGTGGCCGCGTTCCTGACGCGGCGGTAG
- a CDS encoding response regulator transcription factor, whose amino-acid sequence MASVLVVEDDQFVRSALIRHLTEASHTVRSVGTALEALREVAHHRFDVVILDLGLPDLDGSEALKMLRGITDVPVIIATARDDEAEIVRLLNDGADDYLTKPFSVEHLSARMSAVLRRARAAAGAEPPSRVLRVGGLAIDPLRRQAELDGAVLDLTRREFDLLAFLAGRPGVVVARRELLAEVWQQSYGDDQTIDVHLSWLRRKLGETAARPRYLHTLRGVGVKLEPPR is encoded by the coding sequence ATGGCAAGTGTGCTCGTGGTCGAGGACGACCAGTTCGTACGTTCCGCCCTCATCCGGCACCTGACGGAGGCCTCGCACACCGTGCGGAGCGTCGGCACGGCCCTGGAGGCGCTGCGCGAGGTCGCGCACCACCGCTTCGACGTGGTCATCCTCGACCTCGGACTGCCCGACCTGGACGGGTCCGAGGCGCTCAAGATGCTGCGCGGCATCACCGACGTACCCGTGATCATCGCCACTGCGCGCGACGACGAGGCGGAGATCGTCCGGCTGCTCAACGACGGCGCCGACGACTACCTGACCAAACCTTTCTCCGTGGAGCACCTCTCCGCCCGGATGTCCGCCGTCCTGCGCCGCGCCCGGGCCGCCGCCGGGGCCGAACCGCCCTCGCGCGTCCTGCGCGTCGGCGGACTCGCCATCGACCCGCTGCGCCGCCAGGCCGAGCTGGACGGGGCCGTACTGGACCTCACCCGCCGGGAATTCGACCTGCTGGCCTTCCTCGCCGGCCGCCCCGGGGTGGTCGTGGCCCGGCGCGAACTGCTCGCCGAGGTCTGGCAGCAGTCGTACGGGGACGACCAGACCATCGACGTCCACCTGTCCTGGCTGCGCCGCAAACTCGGCGAGACCGCCGCCCGGCCCCGCTACCTGCACACGCTGCGCGGGGTCGGGGTCAAGCTGGAGCCGCCCCGGTGA
- a CDS encoding DUF5993 family protein, which translates to MDTLIFGGLLATLIALYRGASRTVVLGAWWAVLIAVTLLTAHHITSGLALKLSY; encoded by the coding sequence ATGGACACCCTGATCTTCGGCGGGCTCCTCGCCACGCTGATCGCCCTGTACCGGGGCGCGTCCCGGACGGTCGTGCTCGGCGCGTGGTGGGCGGTGCTGATCGCCGTCACCCTGCTGACGGCGCACCACATCACCAGCGGCCTCGCCCTGAAGCTGAGCTACTGA
- a CDS encoding spermidine synthase → MAGKDRNKGKQRGRGSAEAVVGQVDGGRAELEPDRERAGAWTLLIDGAPQSHVDLEDPGYLDFAYQRRIGHLIDLVAPARQPLNVVHLGGGAFTLARYTAASRPRSTQQVVEIDAALVAFVREHLPLDPQARVRVRAVDARAGLAKVPDGWADLVIADVFSGARTPAHLTSGEFLDDVRRALAPTGWYVANLADGPPLTHLRSQIATAASRFTELALAADPVVWRGKRFGNAVLVAADRELPVAEFTRRVASDPHPGRVEHGRALADFAGGAAPVVDASAVASPQPPPSVFR, encoded by the coding sequence GTGGCAGGCAAGGACAGGAACAAGGGCAAGCAGCGCGGCCGCGGCAGCGCCGAGGCGGTCGTCGGGCAGGTGGACGGCGGCCGGGCGGAGCTGGAGCCGGACCGGGAGCGGGCCGGGGCCTGGACCCTGTTGATCGACGGGGCCCCGCAGTCGCACGTGGACCTGGAAGATCCCGGGTACCTGGACTTCGCGTACCAGCGGCGGATCGGCCACCTGATCGACCTCGTCGCACCCGCCCGGCAGCCCCTGAACGTGGTGCACCTGGGCGGCGGCGCCTTCACCCTCGCCCGCTACACCGCGGCCTCCCGGCCGCGCTCCACCCAGCAGGTCGTGGAGATCGACGCCGCCCTGGTGGCCTTCGTACGGGAGCACCTGCCGCTGGACCCGCAGGCGCGGGTCCGGGTCCGGGCCGTGGACGCGCGGGCGGGCCTGGCCAAGGTCCCGGACGGCTGGGCGGACCTGGTGATCGCGGACGTGTTCAGCGGGGCGCGCACCCCGGCGCACCTGACGAGCGGCGAGTTCCTGGACGACGTGCGCCGCGCCCTCGCCCCCACCGGGTGGTACGTGGCCAATCTGGCGGACGGTCCGCCGCTGACCCATCTGCGGAGCCAGATCGCGACGGCCGCGTCCCGGTTCACGGAGCTGGCGCTGGCCGCCGATCCGGTGGTGTGGCGGGGGAAACGGTTCGGCAACGCCGTCCTGGTGGCCGCCGACCGGGAGCTGCCCGTCGCGGAGTTCACCCGCCGGGTCGCGAGCGACCCGCACCCGGGCCGGGTCGAGCACGGCCGGGCCCTGGCCGACTTCGCGGGCGGCGCCGCGCCGGTCGTGGACGCCTCGGCGGTGGCCTCTCCGCAGCCGCCGCCCTCGGTCTTCCGCTAG